The proteins below are encoded in one region of Zootoca vivipara chromosome 10, rZooViv1.1, whole genome shotgun sequence:
- the NINJ2 gene encoding ninjurin-2, with protein MGSEGEMINLHPSIPGSRLENIININHYATKKSVAESMLDVALFMANAAQLKAVLEQGTSFQYYAALTALITISLFFQTAIGILLIIIARMNLNDVTKQQRLNLLNNIATILVFIIVIINIFITAFGVQKTGLYPSIYGGRRIY; from the exons CCATCCATTCCTGGCTCCAGGTTGGAAAACATCATCAACATCAATCATTACGCCACCAAGAAAAGCGTGGCTGAGAGCATGCTGGATGTGGCGCTCTTCATGGCCAACGCTGCGCAACTGAAGGCAGTGTTGGAACAGGGGACGTCCTTCCAATATTATGCTGCCCTGACAGCTCTCATCACCATTTCCCTCTTCTTCCAAACTGCCATTGGGATTCTCCTGATCATTATAG CTCGGATGAACCTGAACGACGTAACGAAGCAGCAGCGCCTGAATTTGCTCAACAACATTGCCACAATCCTAGTCTTCATCATAGTCATCATCAACATCTTCATTACCGCTTTCGGTGTGCAGAAGACGGGTCTCTATCCTAGCATTTATGGTGGTCGGAGAATCtactaa